A genomic window from Armatimonadota bacterium includes:
- a CDS encoding 4-hydroxyphenylacetate 3-hydroxylase N-terminal domain-containing protein, with protein sequence MLRTPEAYRAGLRDHREVYYRGRKVDDVTTHPALSRGAAHTALDYHLAEDPAYRPLVVVEEGAGAPYSRYFHIPRTAEDLRRRNELIETVTRVGNSFVPLVKEIGTDALFALMIVAAQVDRRAGTGYLQRVQEFYRYCRDHDLAMAVAQTDVKGDRSLRPHEQRQPDTYVHVVERRPDGIVVRGAKAHTTNAVYADEIIVLPTRALTEDDTPWAVAFAVPAATRGVRMLASPRGFAATSRFDHPLSARYKTVESLTVFEDVFVPMERVFLLGEWQAAGLLARTFVEFHRFTAVSYKPPLLELLIGVSALLADYNGIAGAGHVRDKLVSLVMYLETVRGLTRAAAAECQVKEGIAVPHVAYTNAAKHHFAVHYHDAVRAVQDIAGGLVVTAPVEEDWNAPETRAVMERYLVGTVGAEERLRAMNLVRDLTASDLGGYLEVLAIHAEGSLEAQKLTILGDADLERYKRFARQVAGIGTPSG encoded by the coding sequence ATGCTGCGCACCCCTGAAGCCTACCGCGCAGGTCTGCGGGATCACCGGGAAGTCTACTACCGGGGACGGAAGGTGGACGACGTCACGACCCATCCGGCGCTGAGCCGCGGCGCCGCTCACACCGCGCTGGACTATCACCTGGCCGAGGATCCGGCCTACCGCCCGCTCGTCGTGGTTGAAGAGGGAGCGGGCGCTCCCTACAGCCGCTACTTCCATATCCCGCGCACCGCCGAGGATCTCCGCCGGCGCAATGAGCTCATCGAGACTGTGACGCGGGTCGGCAACTCCTTCGTGCCCCTGGTGAAGGAAATCGGCACCGACGCGCTCTTTGCCCTGATGATCGTGGCGGCGCAGGTCGACCGCCGGGCCGGGACCGGCTACCTGCAGCGTGTCCAGGAGTTCTACCGCTACTGCCGGGACCACGATCTGGCCATGGCCGTGGCCCAGACCGATGTCAAGGGCGACCGGAGCCTGCGGCCGCACGAGCAGCGCCAGCCCGACACCTACGTGCACGTCGTAGAGCGCCGCCCCGACGGCATCGTCGTCCGCGGAGCCAAGGCCCACACCACGAACGCCGTCTACGCCGACGAGATCATCGTCCTGCCGACGCGGGCCCTGACGGAGGACGACACCCCCTGGGCGGTGGCCTTCGCCGTGCCGGCCGCCACCCGTGGGGTGAGGATGCTGGCCAGTCCGCGCGGGTTCGCGGCGACCAGCCGGTTCGACCACCCGCTCAGCGCGCGTTACAAGACGGTGGAGTCGCTGACCGTGTTCGAGGACGTCTTCGTCCCGATGGAGCGGGTCTTCTTGCTCGGCGAATGGCAGGCGGCGGGTCTGTTGGCCCGGACCTTCGTCGAGTTCCACCGCTTCACCGCGGTGAGCTACAAACCGCCGCTGCTGGAGCTTTTGATCGGCGTCTCCGCCCTGCTCGCCGACTACAACGGCATCGCCGGGGCCGGACACGTGCGGGACAAACTCGTGTCGCTCGTCATGTACCTGGAGACGGTTCGGGGGCTGACCCGCGCCGCCGCCGCGGAGTGCCAGGTCAAGGAAGGGATCGCCGTGCCCCACGTCGCCTATACGAACGCCGCCAAGCACCACTTCGCCGTGCACTACCACGATGCGGTGCGCGCGGTGCAGGATATCGCCGGCGGGCTGGTCGTCACGGCGCCGGTGGAGGAGGATTGGAACGCGCCGGAGACGCGCGCGGTCATGGAGCGTTACCTGGTGGGGACGGTCGGCGCGGAGGAGCGGCTGCGGGCGATGAACCTGGTCCGCGACCTGACGGCCTCCGACCTGGGCGGCTACCTCGAGGTGCTGGCCATCCACGCCGAGGGGTCGCTGGAGGCCCAGAAGCTGACCATCCTGGGGGACGCGGATCTGGAGCGGTACAAGCGGTTTGCCCGGCAGGTGGCCGGCATCGGGACCCCCTCCGGCTGA
- a CDS encoding thiamine pyrophosphate-dependent enzyme, with protein sequence MAETKAQKISAKVWEENAVPRHRIQWCPGCGDFGVLAALKMALTKLEITPYELLIVTGIGCSGQIRNYLNGNGFHGTHGGPLAYALGAKMVNPELKVISMGGDGDTFAIGVENFVHVCRRDPEIMHVVMDNGVYGLTKGQHSPTHGRGMGLEVFSEEAPPPFSPLRLALTAGATFVAQSFSGDPKHAAEIYVQALQHKGFAMVNDFSPCVTYNKFNTYDWYREHVEEIPADHDPSDLNAAWDLLNDFDRRGRLPLGIIYRNPRNKKAFRRAPIWPQELADADVRPLLRLFA encoded by the coding sequence ATGGCGGAGACCAAAGCGCAGAAGATCTCGGCGAAGGTCTGGGAGGAGAACGCCGTCCCGCGGCATCGCATCCAGTGGTGCCCCGGGTGCGGGGACTTCGGCGTGCTGGCCGCGCTGAAGATGGCGCTGACCAAACTGGAGATCACCCCCTACGAACTCCTCATCGTCACGGGGATCGGGTGTTCGGGCCAGATCCGCAACTACCTCAACGGCAACGGCTTCCACGGCACGCACGGCGGTCCGCTGGCCTACGCCCTCGGCGCCAAGATGGTCAACCCCGAGTTGAAGGTCATCTCCATGGGCGGCGACGGCGACACCTTTGCCATCGGCGTGGAAAACTTCGTCCACGTCTGCCGGCGCGATCCGGAGATCATGCACGTGGTCATGGATAACGGGGTCTACGGCCTGACCAAGGGGCAGCACTCTCCCACCCACGGCCGCGGCATGGGCCTGGAGGTGTTCTCCGAGGAAGCGCCGCCGCCGTTCTCGCCGCTGCGTCTGGCCCTCACCGCGGGGGCCACCTTCGTCGCCCAGTCCTTCTCCGGGGACCCCAAGCACGCCGCGGAGATCTACGTCCAGGCGCTGCAGCACAAAGGCTTCGCCATGGTCAACGACTTTTCGCCCTGCGTCACCTACAACAAGTTCAACACCTACGACTGGTACCGCGAGCACGTCGAGGAAATTCCGGCCGATCACGACCCCTCCGACCTCAACGCCGCCTGGGACCTGCTGAACGACTTCGACCGGCGGGGTCGGTTGCCGCTCGGCATCATCTACCGGAACCCCCGGAACAAGAAGGCCTTCAGGCGCGCGCCGATCTGGCCCCAGGAGCTGGCCGACGCCGACGTGCGCCCGCTGCTGCGCCTGTTCGCCTGA
- a CDS encoding 2-oxoacid:acceptor oxidoreductase subunit alpha: MIVNNLKLLVGGVQLRDGVVTMTDVLGRIMTRAGLYVLAMERGYASTIYGAHQFDPMRITETPPLSWGDREVDVLIALDYDSNPDAAPQPNRDTVLRHGRELRDGGVLIYDSSTGEIDAGELERRGIKVFPVPARTVARDELKRDVVKNIVMVGALFRVLDFDPAGTYFRTLIEERFLRKGQQTVDINIRAAQRGRELVESILQAKGWTDVGYRLEPRPLREPLLLISGNEALSIGAIKAGCRFYAGYPITPASAILEFMEEHLPKYGGRALQGQNERESIRAAIGAALAGVRSMVGTSGPGLSLKSEEFGVSGMTETPVVIVDTQRAGPSTGMPTKSEQGDLYLSVFGGHSEVPRIVLAPATQEECYTLMMEAHELADKYQCPVFFLTDLNLSEGRKAVPESFFLSQKARIDRSTLVTEEDLRRDGAYRRFAVTPSGISPRLLPGTPGAVFKASGSEHDERGFVSTDPLVRKAQVDKRLRKLQTYLKEDGRPPQVFGKVEGRPVLIGWGSTRPVILEAQQRLQARGIEAAVVHFTHLWPFPTEAAKPLLEQANTVICIEQNFTGQFAEVVQAHCLVPVRRILKYNGVPLYPSEIAEGVEAILRQGVSTVRITDGPVPVKVSEGD, translated from the coding sequence GTGATCGTCAACAATCTGAAGCTTCTGGTCGGTGGGGTGCAGCTTCGCGACGGCGTCGTGACCATGACCGACGTGCTCGGGCGCATCATGACCCGCGCCGGGCTGTACGTGCTGGCCATGGAACGTGGCTATGCCTCGACGATCTACGGCGCGCATCAGTTCGACCCCATGCGGATCACGGAGACGCCGCCCCTGTCCTGGGGGGACCGCGAGGTCGATGTCCTGATCGCCCTGGACTACGACAGCAACCCCGACGCCGCCCCGCAGCCCAACCGCGACACCGTGCTCCGCCACGGCCGGGAACTGCGGGACGGCGGAGTCCTGATCTACGACAGCAGCACGGGCGAGATCGACGCCGGCGAGCTGGAGCGGCGCGGGATCAAGGTCTTCCCGGTCCCCGCCCGCACCGTGGCCCGCGACGAACTGAAGCGGGACGTGGTCAAGAACATTGTCATGGTCGGCGCCCTCTTTCGGGTGCTGGACTTCGACCCGGCGGGGACCTACTTCCGGACGCTGATCGAGGAACGGTTCCTGCGCAAGGGGCAGCAGACCGTGGACATCAACATCAGGGCGGCGCAGCGCGGCCGGGAGCTCGTCGAGTCGATTTTGCAGGCCAAGGGCTGGACCGATGTCGGCTACCGCCTGGAGCCGCGGCCCCTGCGCGAGCCGCTGCTGCTGATCAGCGGAAACGAGGCCCTCAGTATCGGCGCCATCAAGGCCGGCTGCCGCTTCTACGCCGGTTACCCCATCACGCCCGCTTCGGCCATCCTCGAGTTCATGGAAGAGCACCTGCCCAAGTACGGCGGGCGTGCCCTGCAGGGCCAGAACGAACGCGAGTCCATCCGCGCCGCGATCGGGGCGGCCCTGGCCGGGGTGCGCAGCATGGTGGGGACGTCCGGGCCGGGGTTGTCCTTGAAGTCGGAGGAGTTCGGGGTCTCCGGGATGACCGAGACCCCGGTGGTCATTGTGGATACGCAGCGCGCCGGGCCGAGCACGGGGATGCCGACGAAGAGCGAGCAGGGCGACCTGTACCTCTCCGTCTTCGGCGGCCACAGCGAGGTCCCGCGCATCGTGCTGGCGCCGGCCACCCAGGAAGAGTGCTACACGTTGATGATGGAAGCCCACGAACTGGCCGACAAGTACCAGTGTCCGGTCTTCTTCCTCACCGACCTGAACCTCTCCGAGGGCCGCAAGGCCGTCCCGGAGTCCTTCTTCCTGAGCCAGAAGGCACGGATCGATCGCTCCACGCTGGTGACCGAGGAAGACCTGCGCCGCGACGGGGCCTACCGGCGCTTCGCCGTCACCCCCAGCGGCATCTCCCCGCGGCTGCTCCCGGGCACCCCGGGCGCGGTCTTCAAGGCCAGCGGCTCAGAACACGACGAGCGCGGCTTCGTCAGCACCGATCCCCTGGTGCGCAAGGCGCAGGTGGACAAGCGCCTGCGCAAATTGCAGACCTATCTCAAGGAAGACGGCCGGCCGCCGCAGGTGTTCGGGAAGGTCGAAGGCCGTCCGGTGCTGATCGGCTGGGGGAGTACCCGGCCGGTCATCCTGGAGGCGCAGCAGCGTCTCCAGGCCCGCGGCATCGAGGCGGCGGTGGTCCACTTCACGCACCTCTGGCCCTTCCCGACCGAGGCCGCCAAGCCCCTGTTGGAACAGGCCAACACCGTGATCTGCATTGAGCAGAACTTCACCGGTCAGTTCGCCGAGGTCGTCCAGGCGCACTGTCTGGTCCCGGTGCGGCGCATCCTGAAGTACAACGGGGTGCCGCTGTATCCGTCGGAGATCGCCGAAGGCGTGGAGGCGATTCTCCGCCAGGGCGTGAGCACCGTGCGCATCACGGATGGACCGGTGCCGGTGAAGGTGTCGGAAGGCGACTAG
- a CDS encoding branched-chain amino acid ABC transporter permease → MELRQRYEEDLYLVRGALGWAALLAFALLLLLVPILAPRYFLYTAALIAAHVVIAVGLNLLVGYTGQISLGHAGFVALGAYTAGILAARHHLPWLPAFAAAGIVAALFGFLVGIPALRLTGPYLTIATLGFGIAVNQVLTNWDALSGGRGGLFLPKLSVAGLRLTDAQVYYLFTALAALLVWVAFNLVRSHIGRAFVAIRDSDIAAEVMGVNLTVYKTLAFAVSAFYAGIGGAMLAYLLGFLEPQMFTLFESIYYFSMIVVGGLGTIPGSILGAVLLTLLPQQLAGFKQYLPLIYGATIVFVMAVEPWGLYGRWLKIKLWFKTWPF, encoded by the coding sequence GTGGAACTCCGCCAGCGCTATGAGGAGGACCTCTACCTCGTCCGCGGCGCCCTGGGCTGGGCGGCGTTGCTGGCCTTCGCCCTGCTGCTCCTCCTGGTTCCCATCCTGGCCCCACGGTACTTCCTCTACACCGCCGCCCTGATCGCCGCCCACGTCGTGATCGCCGTCGGCCTCAACCTGCTCGTGGGCTACACCGGGCAGATCTCCCTCGGCCATGCCGGGTTCGTGGCCCTGGGCGCCTACACCGCCGGGATCCTGGCCGCCCGCCACCACCTCCCCTGGCTGCCGGCCTTCGCCGCGGCGGGGATCGTCGCCGCGCTCTTCGGCTTCCTGGTGGGCATCCCGGCCCTGCGCCTGACCGGGCCCTACCTGACCATTGCCACGCTGGGCTTCGGCATCGCCGTGAACCAGGTGCTGACCAACTGGGACGCCCTCTCCGGCGGCCGCGGCGGGCTCTTCCTGCCCAAGTTGAGTGTGGCCGGCCTGCGCCTGACGGATGCCCAGGTCTACTACCTGTTTACGGCGCTCGCCGCGCTGCTGGTCTGGGTGGCCTTCAACCTCGTCCGCTCCCACATCGGGCGCGCCTTCGTGGCCATCCGCGACAGCGACATCGCCGCGGAGGTGATGGGCGTCAACCTCACCGTGTACAAGACCCTGGCCTTTGCCGTGAGCGCCTTCTACGCCGGGATCGGCGGGGCCATGCTGGCCTACCTGCTGGGATTCCTCGAGCCGCAGATGTTCACGCTCTTCGAGTCCATCTACTACTTCAGCATGATCGTCGTCGGCGGCCTGGGTACGATCCCCGGCTCGATCCTGGGAGCGGTCCTCCTGACCCTCCTCCCCCAGCAGCTGGCCGGGTTCAAACAGTACCTTCCGCTCATCTACGGGGCGACCATCGTCTTCGTCATGGCCGTGGAGCCGTGGGGGCTGTACGGCCGCTGGCTGAAGATCAAGCTCTGGTTCAAGACATGGCCCTTCTAG
- a CDS encoding branched-chain amino acid ABC transporter permease has translation MALLAQYLVGGLAVGSLYALVALGIVLLYRTSRILNFAHGDLATFGTFVAYAMLTALRWPFGAAAGGSLVVTAVVGAAFFFLILRPAREATLLGKIVITLGLALFLQGGVAVLWGTDTKTMPFPLSDVKVYRLGEVVVSQLSLGSVAVGLILLAGMYVLVQRTRVGLAMRAVSQNTVAAQVLGIPVRRIFTLTWGLASALGAAAGILLAPVTLLDPYMMLDPFLKGFAAAVLGGIDSMPGAALGGLLLGVVETLFGAYVSVKFKTTLAFLIIIAVLIVRPEGLLGREYKRRV, from the coding sequence ATGGCCCTTCTAGCCCAGTACCTCGTCGGCGGGCTGGCCGTGGGGAGCCTCTACGCGCTGGTGGCCCTGGGGATCGTCCTGCTGTACCGCACCTCGCGCATCCTCAACTTCGCCCACGGCGACCTGGCCACATTCGGCACCTTCGTCGCCTACGCCATGCTCACCGCCCTGCGCTGGCCCTTTGGCGCGGCGGCCGGGGGCAGTTTGGTTGTCACGGCCGTCGTGGGCGCGGCGTTCTTCTTTCTGATCCTCCGGCCGGCCAGAGAAGCCACGCTGCTCGGAAAGATCGTCATCACCCTCGGCCTGGCGCTCTTCCTGCAGGGAGGAGTTGCCGTGCTCTGGGGGACGGACACGAAAACGATGCCCTTCCCGCTGTCGGACGTGAAAGTCTATCGCCTGGGCGAGGTGGTGGTGAGCCAGCTGAGCCTCGGCAGTGTCGCGGTGGGCCTCATCCTCCTGGCCGGGATGTACGTCCTGGTGCAGCGGACTCGGGTCGGCCTGGCCATGCGCGCCGTCTCGCAGAACACCGTGGCCGCCCAGGTGCTGGGGATCCCCGTCCGCCGGATCTTCACCCTGACCTGGGGGCTGGCCTCGGCGCTGGGCGCCGCCGCAGGGATCCTGCTGGCCCCGGTGACGCTCCTCGATCCCTACATGATGCTCGATCCCTTCCTGAAGGGGTTCGCCGCGGCCGTCCTGGGCGGGATCGACAGCATGCCCGGGGCGGCCCTGGGCGGCCTGCTGCTGGGGGTCGTGGAAACCCTCTTCGGCGCCTACGTCTCCGTCAAGTTCAAGACCACCCTGGCCTTCCTCATCATCATCGCCGTCCTCATCGTCCGGCCGGAAGGGTTGCTCGGCAGGGAGTACAAGCGTCGCGTGTAA
- a CDS encoding ABC transporter substrate-binding protein, whose protein sequence is MKGARLGVFATVLLLAATATVAQTQERGVTDTEIVIGSSQPLSGPAAFWGQGVGGGMAAYLQWINDQGGIHGRKIRLVLRDDGYLPPRAVANVRELVERERVFAIVSLIGSANAFAVRDYIIENQVLWITPTADANMWAGFKNKKYLFVTYPGYVDEGRILTTYAAKNEGAKSFAVFYQNDLYGQKGLLGVKRGIAETKTKLAVAVPYEVTDRDLSGHALKLRQSAADAVILYATPTQGALIVREMAKIGYTPRLFASFTLADPIMFQLAGDAWNGIILTAYYPVPGTDPKVDAMLETLLKINPQLRASPFNALAGVSFIEPFIEGLRRAGRNVTRDSVVAAMESLRNWNGEVIRGVTFGPDRRQGINRIYIIRSENRQYRKLTDWVEYPVGF, encoded by the coding sequence ATGAAAGGGGCGAGGCTAGGCGTCTTCGCGACCGTGCTCCTGCTGGCGGCGACGGCCACCGTGGCGCAGACCCAGGAGCGCGGGGTCACCGACACCGAGATCGTGATCGGCAGTTCCCAGCCGCTGTCCGGCCCGGCCGCCTTCTGGGGACAGGGCGTGGGCGGCGGGATGGCCGCCTACCTGCAGTGGATCAACGATCAGGGCGGCATCCACGGGCGGAAGATCCGTCTGGTCCTGCGGGACGACGGCTACCTGCCGCCGCGCGCCGTGGCCAACGTGCGCGAACTGGTGGAGCGGGAGCGGGTCTTCGCCATCGTCAGCCTCATCGGCTCGGCCAACGCCTTCGCCGTGCGCGACTACATCATCGAAAACCAGGTGCTGTGGATCACCCCCACGGCGGACGCCAACATGTGGGCCGGCTTCAAGAACAAGAAGTACCTCTTCGTCACCTACCCGGGCTACGTGGACGAGGGCCGCATCCTCACCACCTACGCGGCGAAGAACGAGGGCGCAAAGTCCTTCGCCGTCTTCTACCAGAACGACCTGTACGGACAGAAGGGCCTCCTGGGCGTCAAGCGGGGGATTGCGGAAACGAAGACGAAGCTGGCCGTCGCCGTGCCCTACGAGGTCACGGACCGCGACCTCAGCGGCCACGCCCTCAAGCTCCGCCAGTCCGCTGCGGACGCCGTGATCCTCTACGCCACGCCCACCCAAGGCGCGCTCATCGTCCGCGAGATGGCCAAGATCGGTTACACGCCACGGCTCTTCGCCTCCTTCACCCTGGCCGACCCGATCATGTTCCAGCTGGCCGGCGACGCCTGGAACGGGATCATCCTGACCGCCTACTATCCCGTCCCCGGCACCGATCCCAAGGTGGACGCCATGCTGGAGACCCTGCTGAAGATCAACCCGCAGCTGCGGGCCAGCCCCTTCAACGCCCTGGCCGGGGTGTCGTTCATCGAGCCCTTCATCGAGGGACTCCGCCGGGCGGGACGGAATGTGACGCGGGACAGTGTGGTGGCGGCCATGGAGTCGCTGCGCAACTGGAACGGCGAGGTGATCCGCGGGGTGACCTTCGGCCCAGACCGTCGTCAGGGCATCAACCGGATCTACATCATCCGATCCGAGAACCGGCAGTACCGCAAGCTCACCGACTGGGTGGAGTACCCGGTCGGGTTCTGA
- a CDS encoding ABC transporter ATP-binding protein — MIDAVPTRQPPPEAASPLLLVDGVSIAFGGIVALDNVTLGVPAGALISVIGPNGAGKTTLFNCITGLYRPDRGRITFAGHSLVGRKPDAVARLGIARTFQNVELFLRMTALENLLLGRHLHFRSGFAAAALGLPPWRREEVAHRRRAEEILDFLDLQEARHRRVGDLPLGRQRLVELGRALATDPKLLLLDEPSSGMTAEEKADLVFRIKDIREEMGITVILVEHDLKLVMGISDWIAVLDHGVKIAQGTAAEIQANPEVARAYLGEAPA; from the coding sequence GTGATCGACGCCGTTCCGACCCGTCAACCTCCGCCGGAGGCGGCCTCTCCCCTGCTCCTGGTGGACGGCGTGTCCATCGCCTTCGGCGGCATCGTGGCTCTCGACAACGTCACGCTCGGCGTGCCCGCCGGGGCCCTGATCTCGGTCATCGGCCCCAACGGCGCCGGGAAGACCACGCTCTTCAACTGCATCACCGGCCTGTATCGCCCCGACCGGGGCCGGATCACCTTCGCCGGACACAGCCTGGTCGGCCGCAAGCCGGACGCCGTGGCGCGCCTGGGCATCGCCCGCACCTTCCAGAACGTCGAGCTGTTCCTGCGCATGACCGCCCTGGAGAACCTGCTGCTCGGGCGCCACCTGCACTTCCGCAGCGGGTTCGCGGCGGCGGCGCTGGGACTGCCGCCGTGGCGGCGGGAGGAGGTGGCCCACCGGCGGCGGGCCGAGGAGATCCTCGACTTCCTGGACCTTCAGGAGGCGCGCCACCGTCGGGTCGGCGACCTGCCCCTGGGCCGCCAGCGGCTGGTGGAACTGGGGCGGGCGCTGGCCACCGATCCGAAGCTCCTGCTCCTGGACGAGCCGTCGTCGGGCATGACGGCGGAGGAAAAGGCGGACCTGGTCTTCCGGATCAAAGACATCCGCGAGGAGATGGGCATCACCGTGATTCTGGTCGAGCACGACCTCAAGCTGGTCATGGGCATCTCCGACTGGATCGCCGTGCTCGACCACGGTGTGAAGATCGCCCAGGGCACGGCGGCCGAGATCCAGGCCAACCCCGAGGTGGCCCGGGCCTATCTGGGAGAAGCCCCGGCGTGA
- a CDS encoding ABC transporter ATP-binding protein: protein MSVLLRLANVETAYYGRLTVLRGISLEVPEGRIVALLGGNGAGKTTLLRTIMGLIPDQPEKGLVEFAGRRLNGLDPEDIAALGIGYVLEGRGIFPELTVEENLRLGGYRRRDGALREDLEYVHGLFPVLRERRGQLAGTLSGGEQQMLAIGRALLMRPRLLMLDEPSLGLAPLLVREIFRTIAAINALGTTILLVEQNAHMALSIAHYGYVLESGRLVLEGTAQDLAQNPNVQELYLGVSREPSIKGWKRYKIRRRWA from the coding sequence GTGAGCGTCCTGCTGCGGCTGGCCAATGTGGAGACGGCCTACTACGGCCGGCTGACCGTCCTGCGCGGGATCTCCCTGGAGGTCCCCGAGGGCCGCATCGTGGCCCTGCTCGGCGGGAACGGCGCGGGCAAGACGACCCTGCTGCGGACCATCATGGGGCTCATCCCCGACCAGCCGGAGAAGGGCCTGGTCGAGTTCGCCGGCCGACGCCTCAACGGTCTGGATCCCGAAGACATCGCCGCCCTGGGCATCGGCTATGTCCTGGAAGGACGCGGCATCTTCCCCGAACTCACCGTGGAGGAGAACCTCCGCCTGGGCGGCTACCGCCGGCGCGACGGCGCGCTGCGCGAAGACCTGGAGTACGTCCACGGCCTCTTCCCCGTCCTGCGGGAGCGCCGGGGCCAGCTGGCCGGCACACTGTCCGGCGGCGAGCAGCAGATGCTGGCCATCGGCCGGGCCCTGTTGATGCGGCCGCGCCTGCTGATGCTCGACGAGCCCTCCCTGGGCCTGGCGCCGCTGCTGGTGCGGGAGATCTTCCGGACCATCGCCGCGATCAATGCGCTGGGGACGACGATCCTGCTCGTGGAGCAGAACGCGCACATGGCGCTCTCCATCGCCCACTACGGCTACGTCCTGGAGAGCGGCCGGCTGGTCCTGGAAGGGACGGCGCAGGACCTGGCCCAGAACCCCAACGTGCAGGAACTGTACCTGGGCGTCTCCCGCGAGCCGTCGATCAAAGGGTGGAAACGCTACAAGATCCGCCGCCGCTGGGCCTGA
- a CDS encoding AMP-binding protein: MALVQRPPAIPRPVPAETLMGVFFAQAERLADRVALRRKEFGIWQRITWRDYARNVRWVAHALIALGLQPGERVGILGENRPEWLYSDLGIQSAAGVSVGIYATNSPEQVRYILDHSEARFVIVEGEEQLDKLLEVRGSLPRLQRIIVMDPEGLRTFSDPQVMMFGEFLRLGEQHLRRHPTAVEERLAQVSPGDVALLIYTSGTTGPPKGAMLTHRNIMWEVATACEGAIPAREGDELLSYLPLAHIAERSFSITIPVYRGCTVNFAESLETVPQNLREVRPTIIFGVPRIWEKLHSGIVLGMKDADGVKRLAFALAVRVGKAYASAKLMKRRPSLALRVAYALARLTVLAPLRHRMGLDRARIALSAAAPISPEVLRFFWSLGLEIREIYGQTEGSGLTTAHPIGDVTLGTVGKPIGGIEVRLAEDGEICVRSPGVFKGYFKDPEQTAKTIIDGWLHSGDVGEFDAEGNLKITDRKKDIFINAYGKNIAPQYIENKLKFSPFINDAVVIGDGRKYLVALIVIDEDNVGKWAQERRVPFTTFTDLTQSPEVRKLIAAEVEQVNRTLSSPEQVRKFALLPKRLYHEDGEVTPTMKVKRKAIMEKFGDIVAGLYRD, from the coding sequence ATGGCCCTGGTGCAGCGTCCGCCGGCCATCCCGAGGCCGGTCCCCGCCGAGACCCTGATGGGCGTCTTCTTTGCCCAGGCCGAGCGCCTGGCGGACCGGGTGGCCCTGCGTCGCAAGGAGTTCGGCATCTGGCAGCGCATCACATGGCGCGACTACGCCCGCAACGTGCGCTGGGTGGCCCACGCCCTGATCGCCCTGGGATTGCAGCCCGGCGAACGGGTCGGCATCCTGGGCGAGAACCGCCCGGAGTGGCTGTACAGCGACCTGGGGATCCAGAGCGCCGCCGGGGTCTCGGTGGGAATCTACGCCACGAACAGCCCGGAGCAGGTGCGCTATATTCTCGATCACTCCGAAGCCCGGTTTGTCATCGTGGAGGGCGAGGAGCAACTCGACAAGTTGCTGGAGGTGCGGGGGAGTCTTCCGCGCCTGCAGCGGATCATCGTGATGGATCCGGAAGGACTGCGCACGTTCTCCGACCCCCAGGTGATGATGTTCGGAGAGTTCCTCCGCCTCGGCGAGCAGCACCTGCGCCGCCACCCCACGGCCGTGGAGGAACGCCTGGCGCAGGTCTCCCCCGGCGACGTCGCCCTCCTCATCTACACCTCGGGTACCACAGGGCCGCCGAAGGGGGCGATGCTCACCCACCGCAACATCATGTGGGAGGTGGCCACGGCCTGCGAGGGGGCCATCCCGGCCCGGGAAGGCGACGAGCTGCTCTCCTACCTGCCCCTGGCACACATTGCGGAGCGGTCGTTCTCCATCACCATCCCGGTGTACCGCGGCTGTACGGTGAATTTCGCCGAGAGCCTGGAGACCGTGCCCCAGAACCTGCGCGAGGTGCGGCCCACGATCATCTTCGGGGTCCCGCGGATCTGGGAAAAGCTGCACTCCGGCATCGTCCTGGGGATGAAGGACGCCGACGGGGTGAAGCGGCTGGCCTTCGCCCTCGCCGTCCGGGTGGGCAAGGCCTACGCCTCCGCCAAACTGATGAAGCGCCGGCCGTCGCTGGCGCTGCGCGTGGCCTACGCCCTGGCCCGCCTGACCGTCCTGGCCCCGCTGCGCCACCGGATGGGGCTGGACCGGGCGCGCATCGCCCTGTCGGCCGCGGCGCCGATCTCGCCCGAGGTGCTGCGCTTCTTCTGGAGTCTGGGCCTGGAGATCCGGGAGATCTACGGCCAGACCGAGGGCTCGGGCCTGACCACGGCGCACCCCATCGGCGACGTGACGCTCGGCACGGTGGGCAAGCCCATCGGCGGGATCGAGGTCCGCCTGGCCGAGGACGGTGAGATCTGCGTGCGCAGCCCCGGCGTCTTCAAAGGCTACTTCAAGGACCCCGAGCAGACGGCGAAGACGATCATCGACGGCTGGCTGCACAGCGGCGATGTGGGGGAGTTCGACGCCGAGGGCAACCTGAAGATCACCGACCGCAAGAAGGACATCTTCATCAACGCCTACGGCAAGAACATCGCCCCGCAGTATATCGAGAACAAACTGAAGTTCAGCCCGTTCATCAACGACGCTGTGGTGATCGGCGACGGCCGCAAGTACCTGGTGGCGTTGATCGTCATCGACGAGGACAACGTGGGCAAGTGGGCCCAGGAGCGCCGCGTGCCGTTCACCACCTTCACCGATCTCACCCAGAGTCCCGAGGTGCGCAAGCTGATCGCGGCCGAGGTCGAACAGGTCAACAGGACGCTGTCCTCCCCCGAGCAGGTCCGGAAGTTCGCCCTGCTCCCCAAGCGCCTCTACCATGAGGACGGCGAAGTCACGCCGACGATGAAGGTCAAGCGCAAGGCGATCATGGAGAAGTTCGGCGACATCGTCGCCGGTCTGTACCGGGACTGA